TCAGTAACCTACCATGACAAGCACAGCGTGAACTCCATAGGAGATGGACAGGAAGAAGTAGCAATACCAGACCAAACCATAAGCAAATTTTCACCTGCACAAGTTTCTTGAGTGCATCACTGACATTCCCACAGAGAAAAGTCTTTGACGTGTCTCCATGATAACCCTAACAGACACGGAGAGAATTGGCATCAGAGAAGACAACCAACTCCGCTATCGTACAGAAGTTTTAGCTTTGGTTAAGGGAACTCGACATTGACAACTTCGTAAGAATAAAGTCCAATTAGATTAATGATACAGAAACAGCAACCTCTAATGAGACAGGGATGACCAGATTGCAGACCATGACCCAGGCAAATAAACATGGacaggagggaggaggggaaggGACCCCAATTGAATCATAACAACATGAACTTAAGTAATTTAAAACAGACACAATAGCCCATGTCTTAGAATCAACGAGGACGACACATGTATTTACTTGTGTATATAcaggtttaaaattgaatgtcatcattttcttccttcatcAACATATGACACTGATGCGTCTTTTTTCTTACTTTCAAGTGACTACTAGTATATTCAAGCAAACGATCATTTAAAGCTGATCTCTTAATTAGATTACACAGATCGATCTTCTGTCTGCGGGTACGTACAGAGTGTGCATCTCTGAAAGAGATAGATCGACTTCCTCTAGACACACGCAGACTATATTCCCTCCAGTAATAGCTAATTAAATTGATTCAGATCTAGGCATATGAGAGTAACAAGACTACAATAACTTTGTAAGTTACACTTATTAAGTACAGCATTCAGCTAATAATTGATTGACAAACACTTACATTTAAGTAGACAGTCACGTCGATGTTTATAATGTCTCCATCCTGCAAAAGATTGCGATCATTGATAAGAAAATAATGGGCTTCttatttgagaactttgagcCAATATGGACCTGTAGTTGACGAGAATCCGGTATTCCATGGCACATGCATTCGTTAACTGATGTGCATACACTCTTGGGAAATGCTCCATAGCCAAGAGGTGAAGGATAAGCACCAGCTTCAATAATCATCTGGTGCACTGCTTTATCTATTTCATCTGTTGTCACTGATGGCTAGCAAAATAAAAGCAAAGTTAAGCACAAAATTCCCTGAAAAGGAGGAGCACAAATAAACATTAGAACATGAAATCTCATATTTCTTTCCAGAGTGAATTTCAGTATGTTTCTTTTGGTATAAGGGCAGGTATTGCTACTTGTCGTCCTAGTTCTACTCATGTCAACTTCAAATGCCCTAGGTACAATCCATTATTTGCTTTACCACCctaattcagaaaattcaacCACAAGAAAGAGCATGTTATTCCATCACCAGAAGATAACCTCTCACTCCAAGTACTAAGACTGAGGCCACCATAAACATGTAAACCTGCATTTAAGTTTTGAGACATAAAGGAAAGACTACTTGAGCTGACAAAAAACAGTAGCAAAAGATTGAAAGAATGTCACAGATCAGCTGAAATCAAAGAACCATACAGCATCTAAAGTTATTATACTAGGACATCGTTGACTTCCTTGTCAGCTCATACCAGTATATTTTTACATTCCGCTAGTATATTTCTAATTTCCAAAGCAGAAACTCCTCTCATAAAGCATAATCTCACCTTGACCATTTTCCCTGCATAATCAAGAACACGAGCAGCAAGCTCACATGCAGCTCTCATGTGAGCAATGCCGTCAGAATCATGAATTTGATATTCACTAGCAAGCTCTGGAAGCAACGTTGAACCAAAATAAGGAGGCTTTGGTATGTGGTCAGGCACAGGAAGCTGTGGAGATACCCTTCCACGCCTTAAAGGTGGCCTTCTTTTGAACCTTTTTGTGCTTTGAAGTTCACGTTCTCTGGGGTTTTCATAGTAACAGACTTATATCAGCGCAAAATAACCATAAATCAGCAGCAAGgagaggaggaaaaaacaaaCTGAGACAAGAGTGGAAAAGTAACTTCCAAGAGCAAGAAATCATCCTCCCCAAGTGAATCACTTTAGAACAATCCTTATTCCTAGGAATCTCTGGTTCTGTGCATCAAATGCCGGCAGAGGCAGTCAACGTGTTTGGTTTAGATATTAAATTCAATCTCACCAGAATCACACAAATAAATCAGACAAGACATTTACAGAGAGTTTTAACAATTAATCACTCGGCCAAGGTGCTGGCAGCCCTATCTGCCCTGGGCATGCCACCATTTCAAATGGACCTTTACAGGGGACGGGAATTCAAAACAGGGTCCGAACAACTAAGGCTTTCGCGTAAATAGACAAAATCTTCGAGACAAACAAACGACTTATACAAAGATGCCAATCCGCACAAGCAGAAACCCGATGCTCGCTAAGAATTGGCTCTGTTCTCCCTTGCTACCACAATACACTTGTACAGCACAAACTTAGATGCCAAGAGGGTCCTCATTTTTATGTATGTAAAGGTACCTCCTGATTCTCATGGCCTCCTCCAAGCCGGACACCTTCTTGCAAACAATGACCAGTCGCCCCTTCGGACATGTCGGCTTCACTGAAAAATGCGAACAGAAAGAGGCCTTGTCATGCCAAACATTAGCAGCTTCACTAGCACCAAACTACCACGGATAAAGACCGAACGGAAGTATCCAGTAACTCCTAATCAAGCTCTCGTCAACCTAGCAGGACCATTGCGCGACTTAACAAGACCAGCAAAAGAACTACGAAAAGGTATAAAGAGAAGAACTTTAGAGCACCAACCGGAAACGGGAGCGGGCGAGAAAACGAGTGGCGCCCCGGCGAAGAGGGAAGACTTCGACGACGGCGATGACGACGACGGCGAGAGCCGCAGCGACGCTGAGCGGGCGAGGGAGTCCGCCATCTCTCTGCGCCAAGAAAAAGCTCCGACCTTTAGGATGAAACCGCGACACGGAGGGACGGAGACTCTGAATTGCGATAATATCGAGCTCGACGAGTGGGCTGGGCCTGAAAAAGATGGCTGGGCCAACGACCTTTTCCCAAGTGGGCCGAAGAGCCTTGCTCGACGAGCCTGCCCATGACATAAAAAAGGAATTCGTTGCAGATGGGATGCGCTGTCTTTGACCCGTCAAAGAAATCAGTAATCTTAGTCCGCAGCATGGAAGTTAATAGCGCAGCACCCCTAgatccaaaaaattggaactagtGCTATGTACCATACGGGCTGTGCTAGTATGATAATTTTTGTGCCACTGTAAGAGTAACGCCATGTCGTGGttacaaatttttaaaggaATGAATCTCacaataatttctattttttttttttttttgtaggcaAGAACATATTATTAGTCTCATAGTAGATTAACAACAACCACGTAAGTATTTTCCTATATTACTTGAGAgtaaaaatactaaaaagtcttaaacttattatatttatatcaatttaatcttaaattttttgatttgatcaatttaatcatatacATTTTCACATAGTACCAATTGAATTCATTCGACTCATTTAAGTGGAAATTACTAACACAAGCATCGACCGTCCTATGCGGCATAGCAATCGATGACTAgacaattttataaaattttattaaaaaaaattctttttttctttttttttttcctttccctcttcCATCCTTCATGATGGCCGATGGAGGTTGTCGGCCACTAATGAGGGCCAAAAATCTTCATTTAGGCAAATCTCTCGCCATCCAAGTGAGCCAACCTTTGATAGGGTTGTGCAAGGGGCCTCGACAGCCTCTAGGGATGGCAAGGGGCCTTGTTAGAGGCCAACAAGGGTTGGCCAGGGGTCCTCTCGGCAAGGGGTAGCCTCATCTAGCCCTGCTAGCCCTTGCCAAATGTTGGCGAGGGCATCTCAACCCTCGTTCTTGCTAGTGACCTCTAGCGACCATCACAAAGGTTtggtggagggaaaaaaaagagaaagcaaaaaagaaagagacaaaaattattacaaaattttTTCACGATAGCATTGATCATGTTATGTAAGATAACCAATGTTCACATTAACAATTTTAAatctaaattggtcaaatggactcaattagtatcaatatgaaaatatttgaaattaaattaatctcGTTAAAATGTTCATATCTAAACTTGTATTAATGCAATAggttcataatttatttttttttttttttgcgtttttcccattatttgagaaatacCCGTTATTCTACTGGTGGATCGACTGTTTCTTaactaaaaattattcttgatcACCGACGTTCAGTTGATTTACAgtcaagtgccataatttggATGTCGATCATAGAAGGCAttacaaattctttttttttttttttttcccgccGTCGGTGCACTTTGACCCGCCCCATTTTTCAGGAACTGCTGCACGTGGCCTATTTCCAGACACCAATTCATTGCCGTGTGGGGACTTGCTTGAAACTAGAGGAATTGGTCGAACTGCATCGATCGTCCAAGACGTTGAAAGTTCAGTGCATTTAATGATTAGAATTAAAGCGAGGAACCCAATGGAAATAAGTAAATATTGGTAGCACTTTGCAAGTTGGAGATGCTGCTACCCTCGAACCCCGTGACGTGGGATTGTTTGTTGTTGACGTTTATGCTAGAGTTTATCTGtataacaaattttcttttgggccTTCGAGCTAGAGCCCAATCGATGGGGACGTTGCATGAACTCATGTACGTAGATACATGCACGCATACATCGGGGAAGAGACACATATGGACCTAAAACTagcacacatatatatacatatatatctaTACAGATGTACACGCGCGGGCGCACATATGCAGATCATCATTAGTCAAGTTCGAGTAGAATATTGAGTTGCGGTAGCAAGATTTGACCCATCCAGCTGAGCGATTATAATCAGCATCCTAAACGATTCTTGATGGCAAGAGATGGTGGAATATAATCAGCTACATAACACATTATTCTCAAAGTCTTGTCAAAGTAGCCCTAACTTCGAGAGAAAAGCCTTTTCCGATTGTTTAATGTTTGATTAGCGATCCTACTTTGACAGTACAGAGAATACATACTCGATATATACCGCAGCACACGCAGATTCAGGTTTGATTCTTTCATGGCTGATAACGAATTCCATTAAACAAATGGCTGGCATATTATCATTCGTTTTTTAGCCATTCACGCTTGATCAAATTGGCAACATCCATGGTGCTTTTGGTCTCGTTACACTGTGGAAGACGACCTAACGAATGACTAAAGATAAATCAAAAATGGGGAAGAGAAAAGGCTTAAGCAGGTCATCCCCTGCACTCTGCAACAGATACCAACAGTTTTGCAGAACCCATTGTCGAATTCCGTTTGCGCCTCTCTCCTACAGAAAAAGGTGCCAACGCTAGCGTCGGCCGAATCGAAACGTTACGTgcgaataaaaattttaaagtcgAAGCTTATCTGTCactaatcaaaagaaaaaaagaagacaaccGCAATGCTCTGTAATAAGACTTAACAATGGAGGCAAAAGGGAACTTGTCTATCTCAAAagcattttgatttctcatcCTTATCTAGCTGCGCCACTGGTTCCAAATCATACATGATCGACATTTTAACCttatgaacctttttttttttttatatccacttttcctcctctttttatCCATGTTTTGATAAATATGACCCTATAAAACGCTGGTAGTGAATGCAATTAAGAATGACGAAGTCCAGACCCATTTGAATTCTTTCtcgagtttttatttatttatttatatggctctaattttgaggaaaaaaactAATGATCAATCTCCATATCGGGTGCCAAAAATTAAGGTTGATTGTTCAAATGCAGTGTATTGGATTGAGACCTCATCATCTAGACAGATTCGTCAGTATCCATAGTTAATTGATAGTCATATTACAATCCTATTGGCTAATCCCGGGTAGCTCCCTGGGTTTGTCCCACTGGCTGGAATTAGTGCAGCCACTCAAATTTCGACTTCAATTCGAAGATAGCAGAGAGCGATTAGGGAGGACGATCCTCCCGGTGAGCTGGCTGTAAACCCAATTCCTTACAAGTGAATAAGAAGAGATCATTAGAACACTTTAGAAAACCATGTCGATAAAACTCCACAATAAAATAATCGCATAACTTCGGGAGAAGGGCTCTTAGCTCATAAGTCAGGGACACAACAACCAAAAGTAAGTGGCTCCTTGCCGACCAGATATTTCTAGAAAGCAACATGTACATTTTGCTCAACATGGCAAAAACTAAACTAGGAGAGCAAGTTGGATAGTGTGCCAAAATGagaatcaattatttttttcccccaCAAAAGAGGAGCACGATACAGAAAACTCATGTGTCACTTATATTTACAGGTAGATATATGTCCATCAACCTTatatggaacaaaaaaataaaatagaaaacattgaattcaaagagagagagagagagagagagaagaattctGCAAGCTCACATGTTAAAAGGGTGCAACTTGACTGTTGATTATTTCTATCTTCCAGgagacttttccttctttgcacctaattttttagattttcttcttcccccccTTCAACATCTATCTTGTAAAAATATACAATTGATTTGGATCTACAACATAACCCCCCTCTTTCTTCCTCatataattcacaaaacatGATAACAActaagggaaaaaaggaaaattcaaaaacctaAGGGAAAGAAGTTCAAAGGAGAAGATCAAAAGATGGAAGATGTTAGGTGCTACAAAGCGCCAACCACCATCTGCTGCTTCTTCCTACACTCGAACGACAACAAGTCCACATCCCTCATTCTCTTCCCACCACCGCAATAGGGCACCTCCATTATGTTCACCCCGAACAGCCTCACCATCTGtacgggcggcggcggcggcgcggccgGGCCGGCCGGCGGCTGGCCCCGCGGCTTGAAGTCGATGTAGAGCTGCTTGTCCGGCCCGGTCGACCGCTGGAAGCAGACGGTGTCGCCGGCCTTCAGGCTCTTCTCCTTCACGAACCGGCTCCAACCCTTGGTGAGCACGTAGCTCTGGCTGCTGTTCCAGTACGAATACCGGAACCGCCACACCTTCCCGCCGACGTCCTCGAAGTTGAGCAGTACGCCCTTCATCGTCGCCGCCGGCCCGCCCGGCAGCGGGAAGTGCTTCTCCGCGTGCTGCTTCGGGATCACCAGCCGGTTCAGCTTCCCCACGTCGCTCGGCGTCACGGCCTTCTCGAACAGCTGCTCCCGGGCGGCGGCCGACCACTCTGTCCGCCCCGGCCCGAACCCGCCCCTCCCGGCCCGTTCCGCGGCGGAGCCCCTGTAGCTCCGCTTGCTCTGCTCTAGCTCGTCGCGGTACGTGTGCTTGCGCAGCATGTCGACGATCTCGGGCTTGGGTGTTTGGCCAGGAAGTCGGCCTCGGCGGGGTCCATGGCGCCATCGGGCTTGAAGTTGGTGACGGCGTCGCGGCCGCGGAAGCGCTGGGCGGCGATGTCGTAGGCGCGGGCGGCGTCCTCCTCCTCGTTGAAGGTGCCGAGCCAGACGCGCTGGTGCTTCTCGTAGATTTGGGCGCCCCAGCGGCCGTTGGGCTGGGGACGACGCCCTTGTACTTGGAGGAGGAGCTTCTTGTGGGACTCGGCCTCGGCGCCGCCGTCCGGCGCGGGGTCGAGGACGGTGCTGGCCGCGCTGCCGACGCGCCACAGGctccccggcggcggcggggagggcTTGGCGGGCGGGGGGGAGAAGGATGGAGAGTCGCTGCTGGTGGTGCTCTCGTCGGTGCAGCTGATACCATCCATTGCTCTGTGTGTTGCTTGCCGGTCGAGTTTTGGTTTGTctagctgagagagagagagagagagagagagatggaagggtgaatgaatgaatgagtTGGCTGGGTGGAAAGCAAGGAATGTGGggaatatatatagagagaaggTGGGCAGGGAAACAGGGCAACAGTTTCTAAGTTTCTTATGTTTGTATTTGAAGAGAAAATACAGTTAAAATTAGTATTTCTGTGCGTGCGCGTGAGATAAATGGGGAGATATGGGGATGTGGC
This Eucalyptus grandis isolate ANBG69807.140 chromosome 7, ASM1654582v1, whole genome shotgun sequence DNA region includes the following protein-coding sequences:
- the LOC104453814 gene encoding methionine aminopeptidase 1B, chloroplastic, whose protein sequence is MADSLARSASLRLSPSSSSPSSKSSLFAGAPLVFSPAPVSVKPTCPKGRLVIVCKKVSGLEEAMRIRRERELQSTKRFKRRPPLRRGRVSPQLPVPDHIPKPPYFGSTLLPELASEYQIHDSDGIAHMRAACELAARVLDYAGKMVKPSVTTDEIDKAVHQMIIEAGAYPSPLGYGAFPKSVCTSVNECMCHGIPDSRQLQDGDIINIDVTVYLNGYHGDTSKTFLCGNVSDALKKLVQVTEECMERGIAVCKDGASFKKIGKRISEHAEKYGFGVVERFVGHGVGTVFHSQPVIYHHRNEEPGTMVEGQTFTIEPILTLGSIECRTWPDNWTTLTADGSPAAQFEHTILITRTGAEILTQS